The following proteins are co-located in the Solanum pennellii chromosome 1, SPENNV200 genome:
- the LOC107014076 gene encoding pentatricopeptide repeat-containing protein At2g13600-like, with translation MFALMQPVEAISIDPSHYLANLLSKCIRTNDLNLGRLIHSRLIKTALNFNTFLANRLIDMYAKCSSVEYAQQAFNEVSNKNAQSWNTILSAYCKKGLFRETFQLLDVMPEPNVVSYNSIISSLTHHGFPGKAMGFFKRTRIRCRDEFLIDEFTVVGVVNACACLGVLRLLRELHGFATVIGVKFNLVVCNALIDAYGKCGKPEYSYSVFCQMHETDVFSWTSMLVAYICASRLVDACSLFDSMPVRNVVAWTALIMGFAQNGEGEKALCIFKEMLEEGIVPSASTYVSVLSACADIPIIEKGKQVHGHIFRYTRLIDLHNVFVVNALIDMYCKCGDMISAMTLFGRLDGKDRVTWNSIIIGFAQNGNGEMSLFMFDKMIEAGTKPNHVTFLGVLSACSHCGLLSEGFHYLHSMEREYGIVPQLDHYGILIDLLGRKNRLWEAAELITGAPWGTNNIGMWGALLGACRVHGNLKLARRAAEALFELEPDNAARYIMLSNIYAAAGRWDDARSLRRYMDNRGLVKEAAYSWIEIKNIRHKFVAKDQSHSRSEEIKELLTKLIDPMKDVGYVFQTESSYFLEDDAFS, from the coding sequence ATGTTTGCTCTAATGCAACCAGTTGAAGCAATATCTATAGACCCTTCTCATTACTTGGCGAACCTCCTTTCAAAATGCATTCGAACTAATGATCTCAATCTTGGGAGACTCATCCATTCACGGCTGATAAAGACAGCGTTAAACTTTAACACATTCCTCGCCAACAGATTGATTGACATGTATGCTAAATGTAGCTCTGTAGAATATGCGCAACAGGCATTTAATGAAGTATCAAACAAGAATGCTCAATCTTGGAACACAATACTCTCAGCTTATTGTAAAAAGGGTCTTTTTAGAGAAACCTTCCAGCTGCTCGATGTAATGCCTGAACCAAATGTTGTGAGCTATAACTCGATTATATCTAGCTTAACTCATCATGGGTTTCCAGGAAAAGCTATGGGATTTTTCAAAAGAACGCGAATACGATgtagagatgagttcttgattgACGAGTTTACAGTTGTTGGTGTGGTAAATGCTTGCGCGTGTTTGGGTGTCTTGAGGTTGTTGCGTGAATTGCATGGGTTCGCAACTGTGATTGGTGTGAAGTTTAATCTTGTGGTTTGCAATGCACTGATTGATGCTTATGGGAAATGTGGCAAACCTGAGTACTCATATTCTGTCTTTTGTCAAATGCATGAGACTGATGTGTTCTCCTGGACTTCGATGTTGGTTGCTTATATATGTGCATCTAGATTGGTAGATGCGTGTTCACTTTTTGATAGCATGCCAGTCAGAAATGTGGTGGCTTGGACTGCTTTGATCATGGGGTTTGCTCAGAATGGAGAAGGAGAGAAGGCTTTGTGTATTTTTAAGGAGATGCTGGAAGAAGGTATTGTGCCCAGTGCATCCACTTATGTTAGTGTTCTAAGTGCTTGTGCAGACATACCTATTATAGAAAAAGGGAAGCAGGTTCATGGACACATTTTTAGATATACGCGTTTAATTGATTTGCATAATGTGTTTGTAGTTAATGCTTTGATTGACATGTACTGTAAATGTGGAGACATGATATCTGCTATGACATTGTTTGGGAGGTTAGATGGGAAGGATCGAGTTACTTGGAACTCAATAATAATTGGGTTCGCTCAAAATGGGAATGGAGAGATGTCATTGTTCATGTTTGACAAAATGATTGAAGCAGGTACAAAACCAAATCATGTAACTTTTCTTGGGGTTTTATCTGCCTGTAGCCACTGTGGTTTACTATCTGAAGGATTCCACTATCTTCATTCAATGGAGAGGGAATACGGTATAGTGCCCCAATTAGATCACTACGGGATCTTGATTGATTTACTTGGACGGAAGAATAGACTTTGGGAAGCTGCGGAATTAATCACGGGAGCTCCTTGGGGAACAAACAATATTGGAATGTGGGGCGCGCTTCTGGGTGCTTGCAGGGTACATGGGAACTTAAAACTTGCTAGAAGGGCAGCAGAAGCTCTATTTGAGCTGGAACCTGATAATGCTGCCAGGTATATTATGTTATCCAACATCTATGCAGCAGCAGGAAGGTGGGATGATGCCCGCAGTTTGCGAAGGTACATGGATAACAGAGGATTGGTGAAAGAAGCAGCTTACAGTTGGATTGAGATAAAAAACATCAGACATAAGTTTGTCGCTAAAGACCAGTCCCACAGTCGGtcagaagaaataaaagaattgCTAACTAAACTCATTGATCCAATGAAGGATGTTGGATACGTATTTCAAACTGAAAGCTCGTACTTTCTTGAAGATGATGCATTTTCTTGA
- the LOC107008475 gene encoding NAD(P)H:quinone oxidoreductase: MQAAAMAAQPVIKVAGLCGSLRKGSYNRGLLNAAMEICKDSITGMEIEYVDISPLPFLNTDLEVDGTYPPVVEAFRKKIEEADCFLFASPEYNYSITGPLKNAIDWASRPPNVWADKAAAMVSAGGGFGGGRSQYHLRQIGVFLDLHFINKPEFFLNAFQQPPKFDSDGVLTDEETKQRLRAVLLALQALSLKLKGKCE, encoded by the exons ATGCAAGCAGCGGCGATGGCGGCTCAACCAGTAATCAAGGTAGCTGGGCTTTGCGGTTCCCTCCGTAAAGGTTCCTATAATCGCGGTCTCCTCAATGCGg CGATGGAGATATGCAAGGATTCTATAACGGGAATGGAGATCGAGTACGTCGATATATCGCCGTTGCCGTTTCTGAACACGGATCTTGAGGTGGACGGGACTTATCCCCCGGTCGTCGAGGCTTTTCgtaagaaaattgaagaagctGATTGTTTCCTTTTTGCTTCTCCAGAGTACAATTACTCCATCACAG GACCGTTGAAGAATGCAATTGATTGGGCCTCTCGACCTCCAAATGTTTGGGCTGATAAAGCAGCAGCAATGGTGAGTGCTGGAGGTGGCTTTGGTGGAGGACGATCACAATATCACCTCCGACAGATAGGAGTCTTCCTTGAtcttcatttcattaacaaaCCTGAATTTTTCCTGAACGCGTTCCAGCAACCACCAAAGTTTGACAGTGATGGTGTGCTGACAGATGAAGAAACCAAGCAGAGACTCAGAGCAGTTCTTTTGGCTTTACAAGCACTTTCCTTGAAACTCAAAGGCAAGTGTGAATAG
- the LOC107013970 gene encoding NAD(P)H:quinone oxidoreductase-like encodes MAAEAVIKVVALCGSLREASYNRGLLNAAMEICKDSIKGMEIEYVDLSLLPFTNEDLEVNGTYPSEVEVFRKKIEEADCFLFASPEYNYSVTAPLKNAIDWASRPPNVWADKSAAIVSAGGNFGGGRAHYHLRQIGIYIDLHFINKPELFVFAFESPPKFDSNGVLIHEETKHKLRSVLLALQAFALRLKSQV; translated from the exons ATGGCGGCTGAAGCAGTAATCAAGGTAGTAGCACTCTGCGGTTCCCTCCGTGAAGCCTCCTATAATCGCGGTCTCCTCAATGCCG CAATGGAGATATGCAAGGATTCTATAAAGGGAATGGAGATTGAGTACGTCGATCTATCGTTGTTGCCGTTTACAAACGAGGACCTTGAGGTGAACGGAACTTATCCAAGCGAAGTAGAGGTTTTtcgtaaaaaaattgaagaagctGATTGTTTCCTCTTTGCTTCTCCCGAATACAATTACTCCGTTACAG caCCATTGAAAAATGCAATTGATTGGGCATCTCGACCTCCTAACGTTTGGGCGGATAAATCAGCAGCAATTGTGAGTGCTGGAGGTAACTTTGGTGGAGGACGAGCACACTATCATCTTCGACAAATTGGAATCTACATTGAtcttcatttcattaacaaGCCTGAACTTTTCGTGTTTGCATTTGAATCACCACCAAAGTTTGACAGCAACGGTGTGCTGATACATGAAGAAACCAAGCACAAACTCAGATCAGTCCTTTTAGCTTTACAGGCATTTGCCTTGAGACTCAAAAGTCAAGTGTGA
- the LOC107012129 gene encoding phosphatidylinositol 4-phosphate 5-kinase 6-like, with product MNKELSGILKACRDFTVKKATAKKRAKNIIFTTMSVAHVDDDLDAPGEVYYAEKILNNGDIYTGKWSDNCPNGQGKYLWSDGCMYVGDWVKGKTMGKGKFSWPSGATYEGKFKNGYMDGEGTYTGCSNDTYRGSWVINMKHGKGTRDYVNGDHYEGEWRRGQPDGQGRYQWINGNQYIGQWRNGKMNGNGTMIWASGNRYDGSWEDGFPKGNGTFRWADGSFYVGIWSKDSREQSGTYYPSGSQTGTFDWDPQDVYSNDLLGCQISPGERISAYPSQKMVAWPCEGEFLQKLPIAKSPKANNAGPKRNSVDGRLSNGDGYSWGSETDAASNSVLSEQPRESSEETRSIRTDDSDNSRGFQPHCIKIQPHKKPGTTISKGHKNYELMLNLQLGIRHSVGRPAPATSLDLRATAFDTKEKVWTKFPTEGSKHTPPHQSCEFKWKDYCPLVFRTLRKLFKVDPADYMISICGNDALRELSSPGKSGSFFYLTNDDKYMIKTLKKAEVKVLLGMLPAYYNHVRAFENTLVTKFFGLHCVKLTGPAQKKVRFVIMGNLFCTQYAIHRRFDLKGSSHGRVTEKSESQIDSTTTLKDLDLNFIFRLQKVWFQEFCRQVDRDCDFLEQERIMDYSLLVGVHFREVSGSGEPVTTETLNSGVRTPTANADQSGDVSTPRISRADMDLLFDPSGWASIRLGINMPAKAELTVRRSDFEAQLVGEPTGQYYDVIIFFSIIDILQNYDISKKLEHAYKAFQYDPTSISAVDPKQYSKRFRDFILQVFAEDT from the exons ATGAACAAAGAACTTAGTGGCATTTTGAAGGCCTGTAGGGATTTCACAGTAAAGAAAGCAACTGCAAAGAAAAGAGccaaaaacatcatttttacaACAATGTCAGTGGCACATGTTGATGATGACCTTGATGCCCCTGGTGAGGTTTATTATGCAGAGAAAATATTGAACAATGGGGATATTTATACGGGGAAATGGAGCGATAACTGCCCCAATGGACAGGGGAAGTATTTGTGGTCAGATGGTTGTATGTATGTTGGTGATTGGGTTAAAGGGAAGACAATGGGGAAGGGAAAGTTCAGTTGGCCTTCTGGTGCAACCTATGAAGGCAAGTTCAAGAATGGTTATATGGATGGTGAAGGGACTTATACAGGGTGCTCGAATGATACGTATAGAGGTTCTTGGGTGATCAATATGAAACATGGTAAAGGAACAAGGGATTATGTGAATGGAGATCATTATGAAGGAGAATGGCGTCGTGGGCAGCCAGATGGACAAGGGAGATATCAATGGATCAATGGGAATCAATATATTGGACAATGGAGAAATGGGAAAATGAATGGTAATGGTACAATGATTTGGGCTAGTGGGAATAGGTATGATGGTTCTTGGGAAGATGGATTTCCTAAAGGGAATGGCACGTTTCGATGGGCAGATGGGAGTTTTTATGTTGGTATTTGGAGTAAGGATTCTAGGGAGCAGAGTGGGACTTATTATCCTTCAGGTTCACAAACAGGTACTTTCGATTGGGATCCTCAGGATGTGTATTCAAATGATCTACTAGGATGTCAGATTAGTCCTGGTGAAAGAATATCAGCTTACCCTTCACAAAAAATGGTTGCTTGGCCATGTGAAGGGGAATTTCTGCAGAAGTTGCCAATAGCAAAGTCTCCAAAAGCAAATAATGCAGGACCTAAGCGAAATTCTGTGGATGGGAGGTTGAGCAATGGAGATGGCTACAGTTGGGGGTCGGAAACTGATGCAGCTTCAAATAGTGTATTATCAGAACAACCAAGAGAGTCAAGTGAAGAAACCAGAAGCATTCGAACTGATGATTCAGATAATTCAAGAGGATTTCAACCACATTGCATCAAAATTCAACCCCACAAGAAGCCAGgaacaacaatatcaaaagGGCATAAAAACTATGAGCTCATGCTTAATTTGCAGCTGGGAATAAG ACATTCTGTAGGAAGGCCTGCTCCAGCTACATCACTTGATCTAAGAGCTACAGCTTTTGACACTAAAGAAAAGGTATGGACAAAGTTCCCAACAGAAGGATCCAAGCATACTCCTCCACACCAGTCGTGTGAGTTCAAATGGAAGGATTACTGCCCGTTAGTTTTCAG GACCCTTAGAAAACTGTTTAAAGTGGATCCAGCTGATTACATGATATCTATATGTGGAAATGATGCACTTCGAGAGCTCTCATCCCCGGGAAAAAGTGGAAGCTTTTTTTACTTGACCAACGATGACAAGTACATGATCAAGACCTTAAAGAAGGCAGAAGTAAAA GTTCTTTTAGGAATGCTTCCAGCTTACTACAATCACGTTCGAGCATTTGAGAACACTCTAGTTACTAAATTTTTTGGTCTTCATTGTGTGAAATTGACTGGACCTGCCCAGAAGAAG GTTCGCTTTGTCATAATGGGGAACTTGTTCTGTACTCAGTATGCCATTCACAGACGTTTTGACTTGAAAGGTTCTTCCCATGGCCGTGTTACTGAGAAATCTGAATCTCAAATTGACTCCACTACTACTCTCAAGGACTTGGATCTCAATTTTATATTCAGGCTGCAGAAAGTTTGGTTCCAAGAGTTCTGCAG GCAAGTGGACCGCGACTGTGACTTCCTTGAACAGGAGAGAATCATGGACTACAGTCTTTTGGTGGGAGTTCACTTCCGAGAAGTTTCAGGTTCTGGTGAACCTGTCACAACTGAGACGCTTAATTCTGGAGTTCGGACTCCTACTG CTAATGCAGACCAGAGTGGTGATGTATCAACTCCTCGAATTTCCAGGGCTGACATGGATCTTCTTTTTGATCCTTCAGG GTGGGCTTCCATTAGATTGGGTATCAACATGCCAGCAAAGGCTGAATTAACAGTAAGAAGAAGCGATTTCGAGGCACAGCTAGTGGGAGAGCCTACAGGGCAGTATTATGATGTCATCATATTCTTTAGTATAATCGATATACTACAGAATTATGACATAAGCAAGAAGCTGGAACATGCATATAAAGCATTTCAATATGATCCAACCTCAATCTCGGCAGTTGATCCCAAGCAGTATTCAAAACGTTTTCGGGACTTCATATTACAAGTTTTTGCAGAAGACACCTGA